A window of the Calditrichia bacterium genome harbors these coding sequences:
- a CDS encoding sigma-54-dependent Fis family transcriptional regulator, giving the protein MLKVLEQQRFRRIDGTDDIPLNARIIATTSQNLSDELKSGHFLSELYYRLNVANIFLPPLKERENDMLVLAEHFLQRFAAECDSPVREFSAEAQKMLERYPWPGNIRELRYVTERLTLLSDRRIITAEMLQDVLFGRSFPNRNGSVGVESIEIPPKGMSLQEGEKHLIDAVLRLNNWNKRRSSQILGISRPRLDRKIEKYGLSPEQK; this is encoded by the coding sequence TTGCTCAAGGTTCTTGAGCAGCAGCGCTTCCGACGAATTGACGGAACAGACGATATTCCGTTGAATGCACGAATTATTGCCACCACTTCCCAAAATTTATCTGACGAATTAAAAAGCGGTCATTTTTTGAGCGAATTGTATTACCGGCTGAACGTCGCCAACATTTTTTTGCCGCCGCTAAAAGAGCGCGAAAATGATATGCTGGTTCTGGCTGAACATTTTTTGCAACGATTTGCCGCCGAATGCGACAGCCCGGTTCGGGAATTTTCCGCAGAAGCCCAAAAAATGCTGGAACGCTATCCCTGGCCGGGAAATATCCGCGAGCTGCGCTATGTGACCGAACGACTGACGTTGCTATCTGACCGGCGGATAATCACCGCAGAAATGCTGCAGGATGTGCTTTTCGGGCGATCATTTCCCAATCGCAACGGATCTGTCGGCGTCGAAAGCATCGAAATTCCTCCAAAGGGCATGAGTTTGCAGGAAGGCGAAAAACATTTGATCGATGCCGTGCTCCGGTTGAACAATTGGAATAAACGCCGATCTTCGCAAATTTTGGGGATTTCGCGTCCGCGATTGGATCGCAAAATTGAGAAATACGGACTTTCGCCGGAGCAAAAATAA
- a CDS encoding NAD(P)-dependent oxidoreductase encodes MEKLQILVTGANGLIGHKLCEKLLAIGHEIVALSRSKHPDLLKSMLGNTNFRLVTGDIRDAVFTKKLFRNNRFEAVFHMAVERYFPDPETAKIPDLRSLPAYQTNFEGTVNLLQNAAESGVRAWIQSSAMIVFDIEHLSDLPVSEKHAPQPVEPNGLSVFLAEEACTYFGRSKNLNYTILRYSGIFGIGKPRGIITNLREYFTTESGQMPSVATNRTGDFLSADDVVTANILALNRLLASANPDPKSGWQRLFHIGSGREISPAEVARMMRKITGSEKPVIECESPNPRRFWFDISAARQLLNFEPTELETSLKLFINHSTISATEERQ; translated from the coding sequence ATGGAAAAATTGCAAATTTTGGTGACCGGTGCAAACGGGCTGATCGGGCACAAATTATGTGAGAAATTGCTGGCAATCGGGCATGAAATTGTTGCGCTGTCCCGATCGAAACATCCGGATTTGTTGAAATCGATGCTCGGCAACACCAATTTCCGGTTGGTTACCGGCGATATCCGTGATGCTGTTTTCACCAAAAAATTATTCCGAAACAACCGTTTCGAAGCTGTTTTTCACATGGCTGTGGAACGCTATTTCCCCGATCCGGAAACAGCCAAAATACCGGATTTGCGATCACTACCGGCGTATCAAACCAACTTTGAGGGAACGGTAAATCTGTTGCAAAACGCAGCGGAATCGGGCGTTCGCGCATGGATACAAAGTTCGGCGATGATAGTCTTTGATATCGAACATTTATCTGATTTGCCGGTAAGTGAAAAGCACGCGCCCCAACCGGTTGAACCGAATGGATTGAGCGTTTTTCTGGCAGAGGAAGCATGCACCTATTTTGGTCGATCAAAAAATCTAAACTACACAATTTTGCGATATTCGGGTATTTTTGGAATCGGAAAGCCGCGTGGTATCATCACAAATTTACGCGAATATTTCACCACAGAAAGCGGTCAGATGCCGTCTGTTGCAACCAATCGCACCGGCGATTTTTTGTCTGCGGATGACGTTGTAACGGCAAATATTTTAGCGCTGAACCGGTTGCTGGCATCAGCAAATCCCGATCCGAAAAGCGGATGGCAGCGGCTGTTTCACATCGGTAGCGGCAGGGAAATTTCACCGGCAGAAGTTGCCCGAATGATGCGCAAAATCACCGGTTCTGAAAAGCCGGTAATTGAATGTGAATCGCCAAACCCGCGCCGGTTTTGGTTTGATATATCAGCCGCACGTCAGCTCCTCAATTTCGAGCCGACGGAATTAGAAACGAGTTTGAAACTTTTTATAAACCACAGCACAATTTCAGCGACGGAGGAGCGACAGTGA
- a CDS encoding tetratricopeptide repeat protein, producing MPNYKSILVLGMILFGSGCAYYNTLFNAKDNYNEGLKILRESPEQTTIPANARKSFETTIDKCWKLIDIYSDKSKYADDALLLIAKSEFHIEKYIQSKQHLDQFMRKYSESDLFPEANLWYGKILLYEKDIDGANEYFRRVINNGKDAQIRSQASFELGKYAFQQKDYPKAIEYLQTALKEDLSDEYKAEVMYSLAEAHYQQGDLKNAVSQYEKVEKQNPTLDIEYRSKMQHSRALVKMDKSTKALEILRKMITAPRFKPFLTSIKTEIGGIYEKQDDLITAVETYNEVISEKRSDVGTAWAAYHLAQLYETELNNLDSAVFYYKKTNQVYSKFDSAEVALRKEKYLGEFKEIVDNIDRDELLVTRLTTEPDFLDSLYEAQYEDSFRIANGLGIEDTTAFDSLLAIQQMDSVATDSSLFGSIDSQTKLFNQSVDTLNPNIPQDTDPLAAGTTKINSGLPPNPIPAAAGKNNKNVKPKKKLEKRKLPQIEFDLMNSRYQLAEFYLLKEENYDSAAYYFDDFIHTYEDSILTPKAYYSLIYINRSPQVNNMQKVYEYEKELLANYIDSPFAIEIMKNRGMYEEEEKAISAEEMAYQKFLAAESLYFAGQYRPAIEAYEKIADLDTSWNISAKAQFAVAWVYERDLGMRDSAFTAYERIIQRFPQATDFVRVARKKISPPVEKVELTDSTAIAGETAIGDTGEEVLAENTGSENNAGDTALRSEDILREKIRWRNQRESR from the coding sequence ATGCCGAATTACAAATCGATCCTTGTTTTGGGGATGATTCTTTTCGGGAGCGGTTGCGCCTATTACAACACGCTGTTTAACGCGAAAGATAATTATAACGAAGGTCTCAAAATCTTGCGCGAGTCTCCCGAACAAACCACAATACCGGCAAACGCAAGAAAGTCATTCGAAACTACTATCGATAAATGCTGGAAATTGATTGATATTTACAGCGACAAGAGCAAATATGCCGATGATGCACTGCTGCTCATCGCCAAAAGCGAATTTCATATCGAAAAGTATATTCAATCGAAACAACACCTTGATCAATTTATGCGCAAATACAGCGAAAGCGATTTGTTCCCGGAAGCCAATTTGTGGTACGGAAAAATTTTGCTGTATGAAAAAGATATCGACGGTGCGAATGAATATTTCCGCCGCGTGATTAACAACGGAAAAGATGCGCAAATTCGGTCCCAAGCCAGCTTCGAATTGGGGAAATATGCTTTTCAGCAGAAGGATTACCCAAAAGCTATTGAATATCTCCAAACTGCGCTAAAAGAAGATTTAAGCGACGAGTATAAAGCAGAAGTCATGTATTCGCTGGCGGAAGCGCACTATCAGCAGGGCGATTTAAAAAACGCTGTTTCCCAATATGAAAAAGTCGAGAAGCAAAACCCCACACTGGATATCGAATACCGTTCCAAAATGCAGCATTCCCGGGCGTTGGTCAAAATGGACAAATCCACCAAGGCATTGGAAATTTTGCGAAAAATGATCACTGCACCGCGTTTCAAGCCATTTTTAACCAGTATCAAAACGGAAATTGGCGGTATTTACGAAAAACAGGATGATTTGATAACCGCGGTTGAAACCTACAACGAAGTTATTTCCGAAAAACGCAGCGATGTTGGCACTGCCTGGGCAGCTTATCATCTGGCGCAATTGTATGAAACCGAGTTGAATAATCTGGATTCTGCGGTGTTTTATTACAAAAAAACCAATCAGGTTTACAGCAAATTCGACAGTGCGGAAGTTGCGTTACGCAAAGAAAAATATCTCGGTGAATTCAAGGAAATTGTCGACAACATCGACCGTGACGAGCTGTTGGTTACCCGCCTTACCACCGAACCGGATTTTCTGGATTCGCTGTACGAGGCGCAATATGAAGATTCATTCCGCATTGCAAACGGTTTGGGAATCGAAGATACTACCGCGTTCGATTCGCTGTTGGCTATTCAACAAATGGATTCTGTTGCGACGGATTCAAGTCTTTTTGGAAGCATCGATTCGCAAACCAAGCTTTTTAATCAATCGGTAGATACGTTAAATCCCAATATTCCACAGGACACAGATCCATTGGCAGCCGGCACCACAAAAATTAATAGCGGTTTACCGCCCAATCCCATACCCGCAGCCGCAGGAAAAAACAACAAAAATGTGAAGCCAAAGAAAAAGCTCGAGAAGCGTAAATTGCCGCAAATCGAATTTGACTTGATGAATTCCCGTTATCAATTGGCTGAGTTTTATTTGTTGAAAGAGGAAAATTACGATTCCGCAGCGTATTATTTTGATGACTTTATCCATACGTACGAAGATTCAATTTTAACGCCTAAAGCATATTATTCATTGATTTACATTAATCGTTCGCCGCAGGTGAACAACATGCAAAAAGTTTATGAATACGAAAAAGAGTTGCTCGCCAATTATATCGATTCCCCGTTCGCCATTGAAATTATGAAAAATCGTGGTATGTATGAGGAGGAAGAAAAAGCAATTTCCGCGGAGGAAATGGCTTATCAGAAATTTTTAGCTGCGGAATCACTGTATTTTGCGGGACAGTATCGCCCGGCAATTGAAGCTTATGAAAAAATTGCAGATTTGGATACTTCGTGGAACATCAGTGCGAAAGCCCAATTTGCCGTTGCCTGGGTTTATGAACGGGATTTGGGAATGCGCGATTCGGCATTTACCGCATACGAACGTATTATTCAACGCTTCCCGCAAGCTACTGATTTTGTTCGAGTTGCCCGAAAAAAAATATCCCCGCCGGTGGAAAAAGTTGAATTGACCGATTCCACAGCAATCGCCGGTGAAACCGCTATCGGCGACACCGGGGAAGAAGTTCTCGCTGAAAATACCGGCTCGGAAAATAATGCAGGTGATACAGCTCTGCGCAGTGAAGATATTCTCCGCGAAAAAATTCGCTGGCGAAACCAGCGGGAATCGCGATAA
- a CDS encoding ATP-dependent 6-phosphofructokinase — translation MGKRRIGILTGGGDCPGLNAVIRGVTKSAIGQYGMEVLGFYDGFDGLIDGRFTILRQEDVSGILTQGGTILGSSNTANPFACHVGDGEKRHVVDKSDECMALYEDLGLEALICVGGDGTMSIGGRLAEKGANIVGVPKTIDNDLMETDLTFGFDSARMTATEAIDKLHTTAQSHHRVLLVEVMGRNAGWLALESGIAGGGDVILIPEIPYNINEVVSVVRKRSRFGKRFSIVVVSEGCKPEGGAQVYQRIIEESPDPIRLGGVSHIIGKQLEDETGIECRVAVLGHLQRGGTPTPLDRLLATRFSVKAVELFNEGKFNHMVALQGNRLVAVPVEKVMNRQRTVPQDHELIQSAVAVGTSFGQKL, via the coding sequence ATGGGTAAAAGAAGAATTGGCATTTTAACCGGCGGCGGCGATTGCCCCGGTTTAAACGCCGTGATTCGCGGGGTTACCAAATCCGCAATCGGGCAATATGGCATGGAAGTGTTGGGTTTTTACGACGGCTTCGACGGATTAATTGACGGTCGTTTTACCATTTTACGGCAGGAAGACGTGTCGGGAATTCTCACGCAAGGCGGCACCATATTGGGGTCGAGCAACACGGCAAACCCATTTGCCTGCCATGTTGGCGATGGCGAAAAACGCCACGTTGTGGACAAATCGGACGAATGTATGGCGTTGTATGAAGATTTGGGTTTGGAAGCGCTGATCTGCGTGGGTGGCGACGGCACAATGAGCATCGGCGGAAGGTTGGCTGAAAAAGGTGCCAATATCGTCGGTGTTCCCAAAACCATCGACAACGATTTGATGGAAACAGACCTGACCTTCGGTTTCGATTCCGCGCGAATGACTGCAACCGAAGCGATCGACAAATTGCACACAACTGCGCAATCGCATCACCGTGTGTTGTTGGTTGAGGTGATGGGCCGCAACGCCGGTTGGCTGGCGCTGGAATCGGGTATCGCCGGTGGCGGCGATGTCATTCTCATTCCGGAAATTCCCTATAATATAAATGAAGTGGTCAGTGTTGTTCGCAAACGCAGCCGATTTGGCAAACGGTTCAGCATTGTTGTGGTTTCGGAAGGGTGCAAACCGGAAGGCGGCGCGCAGGTGTATCAGCGGATTATCGAAGAAAGCCCGGATCCGATCCGGCTTGGCGGCGTCAGCCACATCATCGGCAAACAATTGGAAGATGAAACCGGTATCGAATGCCGGGTTGCGGTGCTCGGGCATTTGCAGCGCGGCGGCACGCCAACACCGCTGGATCGATTGCTGGCAACCCGATTTTCCGTGAAAGCGGTTGAGTTGTTCAATGAAGGCAAATTTAACCACATGGTTGCGCTGCAAGGTAATCGGTTGGTTGCGGTGCCCGTCGAAAAGGTGATGAATCGCCAACGCACCGTTCCGCAGGATCACGAGTTAATTCAATCTGCGGTGGCGGTCGGCACCAGTTTTGGACAGAAATTATGA
- a CDS encoding transporter encodes MKKMLFPAILFVIVSCCFCNVYAGAWAQPKGKFYTKATFIFSDANGVLGTASPATFRDYAIYFYGEYGFLPRLTGIISAPFFKKSMNEANFVRGKTTGYFAGDIELQAKYQFLDKPVVASALVGIKQPAFYDIADIPPLGNNETDFDVKLLLGASLYPVPAYLTGDVGYRIRGGDFVDEFHFNFEAGYTLKNLLLLRFVGSVIRNNGESDSVSNLFGFPLTQQRTRLGGGVIVLLNQHIDVDVTYLKTTAGLNIPDSKEVFVGIAFKR; translated from the coding sequence ATGAAAAAAATGCTGTTTCCTGCGATTCTGTTTGTGATTGTAAGCTGCTGTTTTTGCAACGTTTATGCTGGTGCATGGGCACAACCCAAAGGTAAGTTTTACACAAAAGCGACCTTTATTTTCTCAGATGCAAACGGTGTTTTGGGCACCGCTTCTCCGGCAACGTTCCGGGATTATGCCATTTATTTTTACGGCGAATACGGATTTTTGCCCCGATTAACCGGAATCATCAGCGCGCCATTTTTTAAAAAATCCATGAATGAGGCAAATTTTGTCCGGGGAAAAACCACCGGATATTTTGCCGGAGATATCGAATTGCAGGCAAAATATCAATTTCTCGATAAACCGGTTGTCGCATCAGCGCTGGTTGGCATCAAACAACCCGCATTTTACGATATTGCAGACATTCCGCCGCTCGGCAACAACGAAACCGATTTCGATGTGAAATTATTGCTCGGCGCATCGTTATATCCGGTTCCCGCGTATCTCACCGGCGATGTCGGCTACCGCATCCGCGGCGGTGATTTCGTGGATGAATTCCATTTCAATTTCGAAGCCGGATATACGTTGAAAAATCTGCTGCTATTGCGATTTGTCGGTAGCGTTATTCGCAATAATGGCGAATCCGATTCGGTGAGCAATCTGTTCGGTTTTCCGTTAACCCAACAGCGGACGCGGCTGGGTGGCGGCGTTATTGTGTTGCTCAATCAGCACATCGATGTGGATGTAACTTATCTGAAAACGACAGCCGGGTTGAACATTCCGGATTCGAAGGAAGTGTTTGTCGGAATTGCATTTAAGCGCTGA
- the trxA gene encoding thioredoxin, giving the protein MSVPVEITDKNFKEEVLESETPVLVDFWAAWCGPCKMIAPVVEEIANDYDGKIKVGKVDVDRNQYAAAQFGIRSIPTLLVFKNGEVVDQIVGAVPKPMITQKLDKVL; this is encoded by the coding sequence ATGAGCGTTCCAGTTGAAATTACGGACAAAAACTTTAAAGAAGAAGTATTGGAATCCGAAACACCAGTACTAGTTGATTTTTGGGCTGCATGGTGTGGACCTTGTAAAATGATTGCACCTGTTGTAGAAGAAATTGCAAATGACTATGATGGAAAAATTAAAGTCGGAAAAGTGGATGTGGATCGCAATCAATATGCCGCAGCACAGTTCGGCATTCGCAGCATTCCCACATTGCTGGTGTTTAAAAATGGCGAAGTTGTGGATCAAATTGTCGGTGCAGTTCCCAAACCGATGATTACCCAAAAATTGGATAAAGTGTTATAA
- a CDS encoding YihA family ribosome biogenesis GTP-binding protein, with amino-acid sequence MEIIKNIKFIKSCMDWRDAPKPGLPEVAFVGRSNVGKSSLINTLINMKNLARTSKQPGKTRSLNFFSMDERFFLVDLPGYGFAKISQSEQKKWQQAIEGYLLNSEQLKMLFVLIDSKVGAKSNDVQLVEWLRFNNVPFQVICTKVDRVSNNEKSKQEKLIKAALGFEESAKFLFFSSKDRTGRGALWGEISGIISRA; translated from the coding sequence ATGGAAATTATCAAGAATATCAAATTCATCAAAAGCTGCATGGACTGGCGGGATGCGCCAAAGCCCGGATTGCCGGAAGTCGCGTTTGTCGGGCGCTCCAACGTTGGGAAATCTTCATTAATCAACACATTGATTAATATGAAAAACCTGGCGCGCACCAGTAAACAGCCGGGAAAAACCCGTTCACTGAATTTCTTTTCGATGGACGAACGTTTTTTTCTGGTCGATTTGCCCGGTTACGGATTCGCCAAAATTTCCCAATCGGAACAGAAGAAATGGCAACAGGCTATCGAAGGGTATTTGCTGAACAGCGAGCAGCTAAAAATGCTGTTTGTGCTGATTGACAGCAAGGTTGGCGCGAAATCCAACGACGTGCAATTGGTTGAGTGGCTGCGTTTTAACAATGTGCCGTTTCAGGTGATTTGCACAAAAGTTGACCGGGTATCCAATAATGAAAAATCCAAACAGGAAAAATTGATCAAAGCGGCTTTGGGATTTGAAGAATCAGCCAAATTCCTGTTTTTTTCATCAAAAGACCGCACCGGACGCGGCGCGCTGTGGGGTGAAATATCCGGCATTATTTCCCGCGCGTAA
- a CDS encoding ribonuclease H-like domain-containing protein, with protein sequence MSIRDRLNRLAGDAATPEPQPVVADWVSDLQQELQMSVLQESRSFILMKETVCPLFDEPYYETLYSQGFRVPQLRKISADFPADLPDDQINLRNALFIDTETTGLAGGTGTYPFLIGIGHVELDHLVVRQYLLPDFVHEWLMLKHLDQALLASGFTVSFNGKSFDLPLLRSRYILNRMETVMDDCFHVDLLHAARRIWRRRLPACDLQSLEQHILGKTRIGDVPGEMVPHIYFEFIRKRDAYMIRDVLEHNYHDIANMMMLAMHMAAICEAPEMHLQHPQDQFSFAMYLMKNQSFAEAIRLLENLLSGSAKLAKDAYATAGFMLSLAFKKSGDSVRAKLQLEDLLEKQVLNPEVIETLAKFYEHEDKDFAGASEITERGIQYLELIRQLDPKSAMLKFLPKLKHRHKRLQGKLGLK encoded by the coding sequence ATGAGTATTCGTGACCGATTAAACAGACTGGCAGGCGATGCCGCAACGCCGGAACCGCAACCGGTTGTGGCAGACTGGGTGAGCGATCTCCAGCAAGAGCTGCAAATGTCGGTATTGCAGGAGTCACGTTCGTTTATTTTAATGAAGGAAACCGTTTGCCCGCTGTTCGATGAGCCGTATTATGAAACGCTGTATTCGCAGGGTTTTCGCGTTCCGCAGCTGCGAAAAATCAGCGCAGATTTTCCCGCAGACTTACCTGACGACCAAATTAACCTCCGCAACGCATTATTTATCGATACCGAAACAACCGGTCTCGCCGGCGGAACCGGCACTTATCCGTTTTTGATCGGGATCGGGCACGTTGAACTGGATCACCTTGTTGTCCGGCAATATTTGCTGCCGGATTTCGTGCACGAATGGCTGATGCTCAAACACCTCGATCAGGCGTTGCTCGCCAGCGGATTTACGGTTTCATTCAATGGAAAATCGTTTGACCTGCCGTTGTTGCGCAGCCGCTACATTCTCAACCGGATGGAAACGGTGATGGACGATTGCTTTCATGTGGATTTGCTGCACGCTGCCCGGCGAATCTGGCGGCGACGGCTGCCGGCTTGTGATCTGCAGTCGCTGGAGCAGCACATTCTCGGCAAAACCCGCATCGGCGATGTTCCCGGCGAAATGGTGCCGCATATTTATTTTGAATTTATCCGCAAACGCGATGCATACATGATTCGCGATGTGCTGGAGCATAATTATCACGATATCGCCAATATGATGATGTTGGCGATGCACATGGCCGCCATCTGCGAAGCGCCGGAAATGCATTTGCAGCATCCGCAGGATCAATTTTCTTTCGCGATGTATCTCATGAAAAATCAATCGTTTGCAGAGGCAATCCGATTGTTGGAAAATCTGTTGTCCGGCTCTGCAAAACTCGCCAAAGATGCGTATGCCACTGCGGGATTTATGCTGTCGCTGGCATTCAAAAAATCGGGCGATTCGGTCCGCGCCAAGCTGCAATTGGAGGATTTGCTGGAAAAACAGGTGCTCAACCCGGAGGTGATCGAAACGCTGGCAAAATTTTATGAGCACGAAGACAAAGATTTTGCCGGCGCATCGGAAATAACCGAGCGCGGTATTCAATATCTGGAATTGATCCGGCAACTCGATCCCAAATCGGCGATGCTCAAATTTCTGCCCAAATTAAAGCACCGACACAAACGGTTGCAAGGGAAATTGGGATTGAAATAA
- a CDS encoding NAD-dependent deacylase — MQLTQTFLARLQKAYSVVVMTGSGISAASGVPTFRGKDGLWKNYQPHELASLDAFTRQPEVVWEWYRWRRNIIRNAQPNPGHFTLTEFPKYFPEFHLITQNVDGLHRRAGSQKIIELHGNIMRNKCIDCTYLGEADGEDESQPVPECPKCSGKLRPDVVWFGETLPMDEVTEAQRVSQETEIFFSIGTSSLVEPAASLAYLAKGNGAYLVEINPDETPLSSVANERFPFAVEKFLPALEMVIKKLRKPVA, encoded by the coding sequence ATGCAGCTGACCCAAACTTTTTTGGCGCGATTACAAAAAGCATATTCGGTGGTGGTGATGACCGGTTCCGGCATCAGCGCTGCCAGCGGCGTTCCGACTTTCCGGGGAAAAGACGGATTGTGGAAAAATTATCAGCCGCACGAACTGGCAAGTTTGGATGCGTTCACCCGCCAGCCGGAGGTCGTTTGGGAATGGTATCGCTGGCGACGCAATATTATTCGCAACGCACAGCCAAATCCCGGGCATTTCACGTTAACGGAATTCCCCAAATATTTTCCGGAATTCCACCTGATTACCCAAAATGTGGATGGCTTGCACCGGCGGGCTGGTTCCCAAAAAATCATTGAATTACACGGGAACATCATGCGCAATAAATGCATAGACTGTACGTATCTCGGCGAAGCCGATGGCGAAGATGAATCGCAGCCGGTGCCGGAATGCCCGAAATGCAGCGGCAAATTGCGTCCCGATGTGGTTTGGTTTGGTGAAACGCTGCCAATGGATGAGGTAACAGAAGCCCAACGCGTATCGCAGGAAACAGAGATATTTTTTTCGATCGGCACTTCGTCGCTGGTGGAACCGGCGGCGTCATTGGCATATCTGGCAAAAGGGAACGGCGCATATCTCGTGGAAATTAATCCCGATGAAACGCCGCTGAGCAGCGTCGCAAACGAACGCTTTCCTTTTGCGGTTGAAAAATTTTTACCGGCATTGGAAATGGTGATCAAAAAATTGCGAAAACCGGTTGCGTAA
- a CDS encoding molybdopterin-dependent oxidoreductase, giving the protein MKRRDFIKTGLAGIALVFVPGIGIVSCTKNSVGPLIDPIDLNFCSPVDIPEEEGGFYIQFIEGRDYRPSDLELDTWRLKFTQTVNGSVIKETSLSFDEIATRYPAAEESFFQAFQCVGNAPGGFQLSNGYFSGVPLRLFLENDLGVDWAQAKRVYFRCYDDYFTNHTKARIMNDDPRPAYLAYKFNGVPFSARRDGSYAHGYPVRMVVPEMLGMKSPKAIMEIEVSDRDEPDGYWETRPVESTSPDVLWADVPPMRINSRIYNPVNYQTVRKGSIYNVKGVAVSGVNPVEKVEIGITKVRNRNQIDGEISWQDAVIRDRPDAMAQPDFDDSNGAAFGEALSRINSGDWPAPYVWCLWDANVQLPTTAGKYGLFVRATDKSGTVQPFEEQTAQQKADGNNAWHGLIIQVD; this is encoded by the coding sequence ATGAAACGTCGTGACTTTATCAAAACCGGACTTGCCGGAATTGCGTTGGTTTTTGTTCCCGGAATCGGGATTGTGAGCTGCACAAAAAACAGCGTTGGCCCACTGATCGATCCGATCGACCTGAATTTTTGTTCTCCGGTGGATATTCCCGAAGAGGAAGGTGGTTTTTACATCCAGTTTATCGAAGGACGCGATTATCGCCCGAGCGATCTCGAACTTGATACGTGGCGGTTGAAATTTACCCAAACGGTAAATGGTTCGGTTATCAAAGAAACATCGCTCAGTTTTGATGAAATTGCCACCCGTTATCCGGCTGCGGAGGAATCGTTTTTTCAGGCGTTCCAGTGTGTGGGAAATGCACCGGGCGGATTTCAGTTGAGCAACGGCTATTTTTCCGGTGTTCCGCTGCGCTTATTTCTGGAAAACGATTTGGGCGTAGATTGGGCGCAGGCAAAGCGGGTTTATTTTCGCTGCTACGATGATTATTTCACCAACCACACGAAAGCGCGGATAATGAACGATGATCCGCGTCCGGCGTATCTGGCTTACAAATTTAACGGCGTGCCGTTTAGCGCGCGGCGCGATGGATCGTATGCTCACGGTTATCCGGTGCGCATGGTTGTGCCGGAAATGTTGGGGATGAAAAGCCCGAAAGCAATCATGGAAATTGAGGTAAGCGACCGCGACGAGCCGGACGGCTATTGGGAAACGCGACCGGTGGAATCGACATCGCCGGATGTGCTGTGGGCGGATGTTCCGCCGATGCGCATCAACTCGCGAATTTACAATCCCGTCAATTATCAAACGGTGCGTAAAGGCAGTATTTACAATGTGAAAGGGGTTGCGGTCAGTGGGGTAAATCCGGTTGAAAAAGTGGAAATCGGGATTACAAAAGTGCGCAATCGAAACCAGATTGACGGCGAAATCAGTTGGCAGGATGCCGTCATCCGCGATCGTCCCGATGCAATGGCGCAGCCCGATTTTGATGATTCCAACGGCGCTGCGTTCGGCGAAGCGCTGTCCCGAATCAACAGCGGGGATTGGCCGGCACCGTATGTCTGGTGCCTCTGGGATGCCAACGTTCAACTGCCGACTACTGCGGGAAAATATGGATTGTTTGTCCGAGCAACCGACAAATCAGGCACAGTTCAGCCTTTCGAAGAACAGACCGCACAACAAAAAGCCGATGGCAATAACGCCTGGCACGGACTCATCATTCAGGTTGACTAA
- a CDS encoding SH3-like domain-containing protein encodes MKLKPLFILLFIGVWFSACEEKPETQAQAQAETKTTSDMKKANTLEVVQGGTYTYLRVEDNDREYWIATSKTAVDAGSSVYFKPGLEMVNFQSKELNKTFDVIYFVQQVSTTPNMPSSGGYPGMGENERTTSETDASIQVTPAAGGVTIAELYNNRQNYANKTVKVRGKVTKFNAEIMDRNWVHIQDGTKSGNAHDLTITTNERVNKGDVVTFSGKIVLGKDFGAGYAYEVLMEEASQTE; translated from the coding sequence ATGAAGCTTAAACCGTTGTTTATATTGTTGTTTATTGGTGTCTGGTTTTCCGCATGTGAGGAAAAGCCTGAAACGCAGGCGCAGGCGCAAGCGGAAACCAAAACCACGTCGGATATGAAAAAGGCAAATACACTTGAGGTTGTCCAGGGCGGCACGTACACATATTTGCGCGTAGAAGATAACGACCGCGAATACTGGATTGCCACTTCCAAAACCGCTGTGGATGCCGGATCTTCTGTGTATTTCAAGCCGGGATTGGAAATGGTCAATTTCCAAAGCAAAGAGCTGAATAAAACATTCGATGTCATATATTTTGTACAACAGGTTAGCACCACACCGAATATGCCCTCAAGCGGCGGATATCCGGGAATGGGTGAAAATGAAAGAACCACATCGGAAACGGATGCCTCAATTCAGGTTACTCCCGCAGCCGGTGGTGTCACAATCGCAGAATTGTATAATAATCGCCAAAATTATGCGAATAAAACTGTCAAGGTTCGCGGTAAAGTAACCAAATTTAATGCGGAAATTATGGATCGTAATTGGGTTCATATTCAGGATGGCACAAAAAGCGGTAACGCACATGACCTGACTATTACCACAAATGAACGTGTCAACAAAGGTGATGTTGTTACTTTCAGTGGTAAAATTGTATTGGGCAAAGATTTTGGTGCCGGTTATGCATACGAAGTTTTGATGGAAGAAGCATCACAAACCGAATAA